The Fusarium oxysporum f. sp. lycopersici 4287 chromosome 1, whole genome shotgun sequence DNA segment TTGGTATCATCAGTCCAGATGAACTCCACCGCGTCGTTGTCACACGCAAAACGATCTCTGCCTCCCAAGCCCGTGAGGGCCTTTGAAGAAGCGTTCTTGTGGCAAGGAGTCGTCAATTTGGTGTCCTCGTCGAAGAATACGAAGTCAAAGGCACTGAGCGTCTTGCCGCTGTCTTTAGACTCTGCCTTGAAGTTCCGGATGCGGTAGGTATCGGGGAGTGTGCAGCCATTATCTTCAGCACTGGTctcgagaagagaaagactCTGGGGAACTGCGTAGAGATGTGCGGCCCAAGTCGCGGGCAAAGCAGAAAAAAGCAAAAGTCCGAATTGCATTGTGAGAGTATTAGAGGGATGTAGTATGTGTGTTTAATACGAAGTGAGAGGTTGTATAATTATAAGACGTATGTTAATTCGTGAAGTTTGATGTTGTCAAACAGCAAGTTTTCAACTCAAGACATGACTAGCGAGGTAGGTAGTTTATAAGTCCATCAAAAGCCATATGGAGAACACGACGTCAGAGCATCAACCGCCCCGAGTGGTTTCTCCTTGCCTTACCGAACACGCGGCCTAGTAACCCATTAAATCGGGCCTCCTCTAGATTCCAGTGCCGTCGTGCAATGCGATCCAATTCCACCCGCAGATCCTTCTGCATCCGCGAGGAGACATGGAGTTGACGGGATCGGAGGCGAGGATCCAACAACCAGGCAGTGCAATTGATTGGATGCCGATCATGTTTCATGTTTGCTGGGTCGGAGCCTCGGACGTTTATTATGGAATATCCATGTGCCAACTCATTGTTTATGGTAGAGCCTCTGTAACCAAGCGTCTGAGCGTCAAGTTATTCTTAGTTACAGTACAGATGGCCAACaaggctgttgctgttgagtgACACAAGAATAGAAACGTGATCTCGTCATGCAAAAGCGTTGGACTGAGAAGCGATGGCTTTCCGAGTTTTGCTGGTTACATTTTGCGTGTTTCGCTTTAACACGAGGAAGATTGGAGGATGCTCCCTTGAAGACTCGGTTGTCGATCGCAATGCACAAAGGATCGTCGTACCTTATTTGAcctggatgaagatggccTGTTGCTGGATAAGGCCAAGTAGATATTCATGCTGATTCTGGGCTATATGGGATTGAGTATGGCAAAGACTTCCCATGATGTTAATCTTGGCCTTCAAGATATGATGCCACATCCGTTTAATTTGAGCATGATCAGCAGCATCGTTTCTTTAGAGAGTCAAAGTATGTTTCAAATTCAGAGTTGACGGTTCATGATGCCAAGTGTAGTTCTTCATTTGTAGATATCTGTGTTAGTCTTCTTCTGAGCTCTGACGAGCCGTCTCACGCAACAGATCCACTCGCTGTCAATGGAACTTGATGTGGGGTTCGCACAAATGCAAAAACCCGTTACCCTTCGGCACGTGACCCACAGCTTCAGCAAATTTTGGTACGCAAACTAAGGCAACTAAAGATCCCCTCGTTTTTTCTGATCCTGTTGGAAATATTCTCGTCACCTCACGATCCAACTAACCCATCCAGCAACAATGGCCGCTGAAACCGCTCGATCTGGCCTGGCCGTCGGCCTCAACAAGGGTCACGTACGTCTTTCTGTCGCAGTCTCACCTCGTGGAGGATCTCTGCTTTGTCTTCGCCTTCGCGACGGATGAGGGCTCGACAACCACCCAACTAGCAGACGATGGACGCTGACATTTGTCGCCGATATTACAGAAAACCACTCCCCGTGTCGTCAAGCCCCGTGTTTCCCGAACCAAGGGTCACCTGAGCAAGCGCACTGCTTTCGTCCGTGAGGTCGTCAAGGAGGTTGCTGGGTAAGTcaaatatcttttttttttttttgggtGGGGGGATTAGAGGTTGGATTGGGAGGCGATGGATGGGAGATGCTGGGCATTTGCGCCGCATGTTCAAGGCCTCGTCGCCGACATCGACCCTATCCATCGGAGGAGTTCTCAAATACGTGCTCGGACTTTTGCTAACCACCATTTTTCATAGCCTTGCTCCCTACGAGCGCCGAGTCATTGAGTTGCTCCGCAACTCCAAGGACAAGCGTGCCCGTAAGCTCGCCAAGAAGAGAGTAGGTCGAGCCGAAACACTGCAATCACCCCACGATATAAGTACTAACTCGCACCGCAGCTCGGTACCTTCGGCCgtgccaaggccaaggtcgaCGAGCTCCAGCGCGTCATTGCTGAGGCCCGCCGTACTGGTCACTAAATCAACCCGATTTGATCTGATTTTTGGGAATCTGGCACCGAACGGGGTTCGCATGGATTGGCGTGGTCACGATTTGATCGATTAAAAAATTAACGGCTTGGACGCGCCGTGGCAGGGATTTAGCTGCGGATGACCGGAATACCAACACTTTCAAGAGACTTATGGCGTAATGATCAAGCCATGTTCCAATCTGTCTTTCGTGATAAGTGACGCTTCCCCTTTGTTTTCGAACTTAAATCCGTTGAATGCAATATGTATTCAAACCTATGGATTTCGCTGTTTTGCGCTATGAAAAAGCCCCCTTAAACCAACGCCACCAATGATCATTAATGCGAACACCGTAACGTTTCTAAACTGCCACTATTGTCTATTTCTTGCCCAGCTTGAGCCACTTGGGTatcttcttgccagtcttCTCTTCTGAGCCCTCACCCTTCTCTGCTTGTGCTGGCCGAGCAAGAGGtacttcctcttcttgatcATTCGAAGCGATGAGCTCAGGCACCTTGACCCGCTGGCCCTTTTGAGCAatgttggccttgaggaATGGCTCCTTTCGTACGGCTGATGGTACAGCATCATCCCAGACCAGGTTAATCAAGGTACGCCCAGACAGTTTATACGCCTTGATCAATCCGTTGCTGGGGCTTGGATCGTCCTTGATCACAATCTTGGTCCCgggaagaacaagatggAAAGGTTGGTTGTTATGGGCCATAACGTGCCGAACAGCATCGTAGAGGAACTGGCCACTGTGAGAGGGACTTACTTCCCAGTCGCTGCTTGTGTTGTCCGGAAATCGGACTTTGACGAGAATAGACTTAATTGCGTTGATCCTTGCGGCCTCTGCAGCAGCCTTCTCTTCCAATTCGCGGTCTGATAGCAGACGCTTGTTCCTCGAATCCCCCTGAAgccgagcttgatgaagttgcgCATGAGCAATTGTAGGGGCAAAGTCAGCATCGGTAGCAGGAGTCAAGGCTGCAGCAGGTGTTGACCCTGAAGGGGCAAGGAAAACGTTGATAGGTGCCAGAGGATCCCCGGGCTGAGAAGAGTCGATATCCATGTTGTCCTTATTAGCAGCCTTGGGCTCTGTTTCTTGTTGAATGGGGGCTGGGTCATGTGTCCGTTCTACTTGATTATCCGTCATCTGTGAGTCCTCCGTCTCCCTTTGTGCTTGCTCTTCTGGTTTCTGTACCCCTTGTTCTGGTGCAAGCTCTACCTTTGCAGCTGGCACTTCTGCCTTCAGGCCTTCATCCTCGGTATCTTTGAAGAACTGACCAATTTCTGTCATTGCATCGTACAGTGTCTTGTCTGTCTTTCGGTAGTCCAATCTAATTAGGACATTCCCTGAGTTGTATCCTAGTTGCGATAGTGTCTTCTGGAAATCGACAAAGGTTGAAAGCTCTCGTCCCATAATGTTGAGAACAGGTGTTTCATAGTAAAGCTGTCCACTACCACTCCCCGTATCACCACTCATTTGCGCAATCCCGCGGCCGGTAATATTGATGTTTCTTCCATTGCTGGCCTCTCCGCTCTCGAACTGGCGTAGAACCTTCCATATGGTGAGATCGCTGGGGAATTTTTGAATCAACCGGCCACCGGGTATTTCGCGGCCCTCGGGAGGAGGAACTTGGAGGGCGACTTGGATAGCAGAAGGTGTTTTCGACTTTTGGACAAGTTCAAGTTTTGCGCCTGGTGACAGACCAGAAGTTCGGAAGGGAACAGATAAATCTACTGTTTTTTGTCGGTGTCTATACGTCAATTTCGTTAGCCATTCGTTCAGCGGCAGAGCCTAGCCCGAGCATGTGGTACCTACTTGACAAGATATTTATCACTGGAAAGGTTAAGTCTTCTACAAGCTTCCTCCAACACATCAATAAGGTAGGTTCCAGGGTTGACTTTGATAGTAGCTCGCCGTAGGTCGGTGGCTATCACCACGACGTTGGTCGCCATTCTTCAGAAGGTTTAGGtatcaagacgatgaggTGTAGGGTTGAAGCTGCACCTGTATTAGGCTAACATGAATTCGTTAATAAAGGATGATCGTGGGGGATGGATGTTGAGCTCGGTTGGCGGTGATGTAAGCAGCCAGTGTGGGTGAGTCGAGTGGTCAACGGTGGGGTTACTTACCTTAGAGAGGGACCTCAGCTACCAAGGACAGCTCCAGCAGGCAGCCAGCCACGAGTTATGAGCACCCTCGAATAACTCTCTGAGCTGCTAGAAGCTTCTAAACGAACCTACCAACCTCAGGTACTTTGATTAGGTGAAGACGGAGGACTCGAACCCTCTCGATTAGAGCATTAAACAAATAACTACCCACCCTTAGGCAAAATCTGCTGTTTTATGCGAAACCAAGGTATGCGCATTATTCTAAATCTCTATTGTCTACTAAGGTATGTTAAGTAGTTCACCTGGAAAGATCTCCGGAGTATCGAGTGCTCGGAATTTACGGCACCTCTATATGATCATTTGAAACACATGGAAGCTTCTGTGAATCAGAGTCTGAAATAGCTGTTTTGTACTAATCgttcctctcttctccaaatGCGATTTCGAACTCTACTATATGTTCGCTTATGTAATTCAAGTAACTGAGCCTCAGCCGCCACAGCTTGTAGGCTGCTCTAACAGACGTGGACCTGCCTGTACCCGGCCACGCCAGACCGTGTTTGCCTTGCAGCCCGCCTGTACGTACCACGGACCTTAGCAGCAACCTCATTGCACTGCACCTTCTGTAGCTCCAACCCAGTGACGGGAGCTTCAACTGTCCAACTCGCACTCCATCCACTCCACGCCGGCTGCTCTTCTACAACCCCACGACGCGAAGATACGATACGAATTAGCGACTGCAAAGCTTGCGGTTTCACATAACGAATCGCCGCCTCCCTTGTTCCCGAGTTCCTCTCGATAAGACGGCCGCTGGTTGACGTCGATTCCCCGACCTCGCATCTACCTTCCTACCTTCAAGAAGTCATCATGGTAGGTTAACCTCCGGCGAGCCAATCTCTTTTTCACACAAAGCTAATCATAGAACTCAATCAATAGTCATCTCCTTTCTCGATAAGTTCGTCTCGGTCGCCTGCCATTATACCAGCCTTCATCCATAGCTAacctccctcttcttccagacGGCGGCGCCTGTGTCGCCATGGTCGGAAAGGACTGTGTCGCCATCGCATGCGATCTTCGCCTCGGTCTCCAGGCTCTGACTGTGTCCAACAATTTCCCCAAGATCTTCCAGTACGGCGACGTCTTCTTAGGTCTCACTGGCCTGGCTACCGATGTCAACACCGTGAGCGACCTCTTCCGCTACAAGGTCAACATGTATCGCCTGCGTGAGGAGCGCTCCATCGCCCCTCGAACTTTTGCCAACCTCGTTTCCTCATCTCTCTACGAGCGCCGTTTTGGACCTTACTTTGTGTCTCCTGTCGTTGCTGGTCTTGATCCTAAGACTGGCAAGCCTTTTATCTGTGGTTTCGATAGTATTGGCTGTATCGACTTTGCCAAGGACTTCATTGTCTCTGGCACCGCTTCGGAGCAGCTCTTTGGCATGTGCGAGGGTCTCTGGGAGCCTGATCTGGTATGCAAATAATGACAAAGCAGCTATACATCGCCCGAGTTCGGCTGTTGCTCCGCTCAAGAGCGAAATGCTgataataatacttataggAACCCGATGCCCTCTTTGAGACCATCTCTCAGTCGTTGCTCAACGCTGTTGACCGTGATGCCCTTTCGGGCTGGGGTGCCCACGTTTACATTATCGAGAAGGACAAGGTTACCAAGCGATTACTAAAGGGACGACAGGACTAGAGCGTCGGTGTAATGGACAAATCTACACGAATAGAGCGGGACAAGGAGTGGTTTATGTACCTTGTATGAATAGATACTCGGCCAATATCAACCGCTGGGTAATGAGAATGCACGTCTTCGTCTTGCTGTCAACTCTCTTCGTGCCACAAGCTTCGATACTCTATGAGTGAATGAATTCACGGTTTGATTTAACTCTATCAATTGGCCAGTATCGTCATTGCCCTCTTCTATGGGATCAAATCCATTGCGAGACTCAATATTCAGCTCATTCTACTCGAGCAGGACGGCAAAGGCTTCGCAAGGTGCCAGTTTGGTCTCGCCACTGTTTAAATCATCAACTGTCCTTCCAGCAGAACTGACCAGCACCTCTCGAGTCTTGCCAGGCAAAGACCACGCAACTGTATCAGTTGTGAAGTTACATACGATGAGAGCAGTCTCTCCGTTGCCGGCCCTTCGTGAGTATGCAAAGACCTTCTCGTTGGACTCGTCAACGAGTTGGAAGTTTCCATATACAAATATGTCTAGGAACTCCTTTCGTCTCTGCAGAACCTTGCGGTAGCAGCCATACACAGAGTTGGGGTCTGAAGTCTGGGATGCAGCGTTGATTTCCTTGTAGTTATCATTGACTCTCATCCAAGGCTTAGCATCGGCAGTAGTAAAGCCAGCGTTGGGGCTTGCGTCCCATTGCATGGGAGTTCTGGCATTGTCACGAGACTTCTTCTGATACTCGACCTTATAGGAGTTCCGAGCCGCCTCATCATCGTTTCTGTGAAGACTATAAGGGATGTCAATGAAATATGTTTAGCAGCTGGATTCTCTGACTTACTCCCAATGTCGAAGGCAGTCAAGGTCCTTGTATTCTTCCAAGTCCCAGTCCCTAGGGACATTGGTCATCCCAATCTCCTGTCCTTGGTAAATAAAAGGGGTGCCCGACTGGAAACCCAGGAAGATGGCGATAAGCTTCGCACTATCCACCCGATGCTCGGCGTCATCGTGAACAAAGCGGCTGACAGCCCGTGGTTGGTCGTGGTTCTCCAAGTAAAGAGCGTTCCAGCCTTCATTGTCGTACATGAACTTCTGCCACTTGAGGGTGGTAGATTTGAGCTCAGAAAGGTCCCAGGATCTAGGTGTGAACTTGCCGCCGACGCCATGATCAAGATCCATCCTGCGAGTTGATCAGCAACTGATATAAGTCTGATGTTGGAAACCTTGACTTACAACTCAAAGTGGAAAATCATGCTCAACTCTCCACGGTCACCACGAACAGCCTTAATCAACTCACGCTCATCGTGCACACAGGGCATCTCACCCACGCTGAAAGCATCGTACTCTTGCAGAATAGCACCAATCTCTTTGAGAAACTCGTGACATCGGGGACCACAAGCATAGAATTCATGACCGCGAAGTACAGTCTTGTCAGAGTCGGGGAATGCCTGGTCCTTACTAACAAAGTTGATAACATCCATGCGGAAACCATCGGTGCCTCTGTCGAGCCAGAAGCGCATGACATCGTGAACTTGTTTTCTGACTGCAGGATTCTCCCAGTTAAGATCTGGCTGTTGCTTGCAGAAGAGGCAGAGATAGTATTCATCTGTGGTCTCGTCGTACTCCCAGGCACTTCCTAGAAATTCGTTAGCTGGGGCACTCAGAATTAGAAGCCATAGTGCACCTACCTTGGAAATGAGCATCCCAGTTGTTGGGAGGGTGTCTGTTCCCTTCGGAATCGTACTTTGCAGGCTTCCAGATATACCAATCACGATAAGGGTTGTCCTTGGACTTTCGAGACTCCCTGAACCACTCATGCTGATCACTGGTATGATTCATGACCAGGTCGAGGACGAGCTTCATGCCTCGTTCGTGgagcttgtccttgaggacATCAACATCTGAGACATCACCATATGGAGGGTCGATTGTGTAATAGTCGCTGATATCATACCCCTGAGGTTTGTTAGTATACAATGCAATATTGCTGCTTTTTcgaaagggaaaaaaaggTGGTAACACACCATATCAACCTGAGGGCTCTTGAAGATTGGTGAAAGCCATACGATATCGACCCCCAAGTCTTTGAGGTAATCAACTCGAGAGATAATGCCTTTCAGGTCTCCAACACCAGAGCCAGTGGAATCTTGATAAGATGCAGGGTACACTTGATACACCGAGCTCTCTTTCCACCAGGCTCGCAAACTTTGATCCGTGCTACCCATGATTACAGAGAGCTGGGTTGATGGTGGCTCTGGAGGGTGCTACGGTAATATCGTCTGCAGCCTGTTAGTTATATACACATCCACACGGACTCTCAGCACGTGAGACGGTCGCTCGTGATCAAACATCAACTCACGATGAACCAATTGGGCCACTTTTCTTCGGTAGTACCGTGCACTTTCACGGGAGTATCGACAAGGAAACAAAACCAGTGTCGTATCCGGGACAGAGATGATATGCAACAACGCAAGTTCAGTAATGAGGCTCGAATACAGCTGGCGTCGAACTGCAGGGTGTTATGTGCTGTCACACAGCGTCTTGTTAAGCTCTATCGTGAGACAGTTTTTACAGTGAGTTGACCAGGAGAACGACATCGGTAGTTATTATTCTATTTAATAGGCTTCACGGAGTAATTCCCGGAGAGATTCTGCGGATCGATAGTGGTGACTGATCCGCCCCTCTCTCCAGGGTAAATTGTTCGCTGGTGAGTGAGATATTTACAACCAGCATGATACGAGATCTGCAACATCATGTTTTTGAGCAAGCTAGGATGTGTTCTTATCAGGTTGGTTTGCTTGTACGGTGTGATGTGGAGCTCCATGTGGGAGATGGTTTACTGTGAGTTGGGAGGGGTTGGCAGATGAAGCTCAAAGGTATACTGTGATAGATCATGCTATTGTTCAGAGAGGAGCAGAATACCTGGATGTGGAAGATAGGACGGAAAGAGTACTCAATCCACGCAACTGGATAGGTAGTAGTTAGGCcaatgaaagaaagaaaaatcCCCCAACATGATATTCAATTTCATTGTCGCCGACCAAGTTCCGTAGGCTACCTAAATAGTACTATGCGGAAAAAACATGATATACTTTCATAGTCACACTAATCTGTCGTTGTAGTATTCCCACGTAGGAAAACAAAAGCCAACTGTCGTCCAAACTCAAAGCGTTGTGTTAATGATACAGCATGTAGAGGCTGAAAGGGCTTTCCTTGGACCATAGCAACATCAGCATCCGTGTAACCCGTCTTAGCTGTATTCTATTGCAGCCATTGGATGCATCAGATGCAAAAACAAGGCCCGTCTACCATTGACCCGCAATGGGGAGGTGATGTATAGAACGTGCACATCCTGTTGGAAAACGACAAGACAACAATAGTTACCGTACTGTTGCTGACGAGTAAGCATGGTGATCAAAGAACCGACAATATGTGCCGAACGATTGAAGGATGAATGAATGCGCTATAACATGGACAAGACCTATCAACGTTACAGATCAGAGTACGCGAGTTTTCTCGTTTCACGATGTTGCTATAATTAAACTGGAGTTCTCTCATCAGACCAATCATCCATACAGAGATGATAGAATCTGTTTGAGCCATGGAGCATTTCAACTTATTTCCTACCATGGTCTACTTCACTATAGTCGTCAGGGGTCGATTCGAGTAATGGTAAATTGCTCACTGCATTCAATTCCCAAGCCCAAAATATGATTTTACAATGCAAGTAGGTATCTTTTAGAGTTACAGCAACCAACCCAACACCCAGGATAATGACAGTCTCTGTTACACAGAACTTAACGTTACAATCGACTCATGAAGGACCGACCATAGGATCGTGGCACGTGAAATCTCCCTGCAAGGGCAAATACCGATCCCAATAAAGAAACAACTGCTGATTTGCGGAACACGAAAACCGAGAAGACACTATCACAAACCCCGGTCCAATGCTCATTACTGAGGTCTACCAACAAAGGAACCGTCAAAAAGAAACGGGAAAAAGCAAGCAGCGCCTTCAAGACCCTGAATGGGACCGGAGCATGGGTCTCGTTTGTTCTGTACATGGTTAGTATGTCATTTGGTAGCTACTGCAGCCGGGATATTGAGATTCTTTGCGCACACAAAGGATATGATTTGGGCATTGTTTAATTGTGGATTATTTTGCGAGATTGAGAAGGCCCATGATGTACGGGGTTTGTTTCTCTTCGAAGTCTCATGGCTCAAGATTGTCTTTGATTGTTGTGCAGCAGCATGTATTCAGCAAACTGGGATTTACTATAACTTACAAGACAGGTGGAGCCGAAGCAAGTTCAGTTCGTGAACTATCAGATTCAATATGTAGTGAGCGGCGAGCGTGTGGTACGTGCGATGCCATTTCCGTGTATATGAGATTGGATGACGCTACTTGAGGGTACCTGAGATTAAGTATTTCCGTATCCGTACAGCTCTCAGTGTTGATTTGCTCTGGCTATCCGTTAGGGCGTATGCACATGGAATTAAACAATAGGCGCTTTGCATTTGCTACTGGACGGGTCATGGACAAACCGGAGACACAGCATCTGCCATTCGCCTGAAAATATGCAACGGGAAGGCAAATTAATCAAAACGGCAAAACATCTTCCTGATAAAAGAGGATCGATTTAGGAAAAATAACGTTTATTTAGACCTTGTATGAACAACAATCTTGTCGATTGTGGAATTTGCTCCACCACAAACAGGGGACTCAGGTACACCTGAATCTTGAATCGGGCGTAACCAGCGAGTACCTTACCTTCAGTTTACCTTGCCCTGACCTTGCTCATCACACTTTGAGGTCGTTAGCTTGCCTTCCAGAGGACAGGGACAGCGATTTAGTGGACACTGCCCCTGGAACCCAAGACACCTCAGAGACAGAGGGCGTCACTCTACTCAACCATGGATAACGCTAAGAACCAGCCTCTCTCGTCCTTCATCCCGCCCAGACACAGCGGACAGACCCCGGTCAATCTCACTCTGCCCTGGGCGAACGAAGCGCCGCCAAAGACCAAAGCAGCCAGCATTGCGGACAGTTAGTTCCCATCTTTGGCGACCACTGGGCTGCATGCTATACTGAATGTCCCCAAGGTCTCTTTGCCTGCCCTTGGACTACACCTACAGACACTAACAATAAGTTATACTAAGGTAAGGTATTCATTCATCTATACCAAGTACCTACACTGTACTGCACAATAGTCTTACCTACAACCAACTCACTCGTTCACCGGGCACACTCTTTGTTACTTGCTTGGACCTGATTGCCCTCACCCTAAGCCCCTAAGCGtcctctcttgtcttctcatcctcttgCCCGGACATCGCCAGGAACAGGGAGCTCCAACTCAGCCTCATACGCCTACCTCTTGTTTCCAGACATGACGTGAACTCACCTACCACACATTCGGTCTGCTCCGTACCTTTACCTTAACCTTACCTTGTCTTGCCTATTACCTTCCAAGgatatctcatctcatctcaatcttTAAAATAAAACGACATACCTCACCTTTCCGCGTATGTCTCTAGCTACAGAGGATCTACCAATCTCACCCACCTTAGTAGCTTTGGACGTCCGTTCACCCCCGCCGCTCACAGTCACGATTTGCAACCCCGAACCCGAACTCGTCTCTTACCCATTCTACTGACTGGGCACCTATGAACGAAACTGAACCGAACTGCACTGAATTGACGGGGTGTTGTCTGTTCTCTCGCTAACAAGTTATCCACCGTGTTTGCTTATGCTTAGCTGCTCCGTGCCTGTCGTCTGTCCTGTCCTCATCCGGACCCTGCCTTACCCATATTATTCCCTATGGCCTAGGGCCCTaccatcaacgccatccaCGCCCCGGCGACAATGACTAGGAATGAGCCCTTCAACCGCATCGGCTCGATCACGAGCTCTAGCAGAAGCAAAATCAGAggtagcagcagcagcaaaagcaaaagcaatgATAACAGTCCGAGCACCGCAAGTGCCGAGAGTAGTACATACTTTGCGGTCACCGTGAGGTCCTCGTCACCATCTCAATCGCAATCGCAATCGCCCTCACCCTCAACTGCCTCCACTACTCCCGCTCCCGCTTCCGCTTCTACTATCTCCACTCCCATTCCCACTCACTCTCCTACTCCCAATCCGGCACCTAACGTTGATACTCTAACACCAACTCCATCATCCTCCGCTGCTGCCCCCGTTGCGACAGCTTCccctgctgttgctgctgctacCACCTCTAATACCTCGACATTCTCCTCGACGCCTCGCCAGCAACCAACCCCTACTCCTTCTGCTCGCCCAAGCGCTGATGGCAATGCTTCATTGAGCAACCCTTGGTGAGTTTATAGTTGTGATTATGGTTCCGATAATATGCCGTCTCCCGTCTCCCGATCCCCTGCTGCCATCTCCCGCCCTGTCGCCGTTCATCTCGCCTCCCACCATCCAGCTAAACGCTTTCCCGCATCTCACAGGTCCTCCTTCAAGGATGAGCCTCAGCTCTCACCAACTGCTACAAACTTCGCCCCTCGCGCCGGCGCCAATGCCCATCCCAAAGACCGTCGCATGAGCGACCTCACCAATTATCGACGTGAGCTCGCCGTTCTCGAAACCTCCCGAGTCCCTCAGATCCACCAGATTCCGCCCACCGGCGGCGCGAGCCCTCAAATAGCCCCGTGGATGAACCAGCCTGGTTCCCCTACGACCTCTTCCAACATGCCGACCAGTTTCTTCAACGATTCGAGCGACAACCTCTCCCTCGCCTCCCAGCTTTCTCCGGGTCATCAGATCAGTAACCGCCAACCACATCAGCACCAgtatccatctcatccctcGCAACACGATGCCCCCGAGGCTTCATATTTCGATGGCAGACGCCCATCCGCTGCCAGTATCCTCACAGCGAGCAGTCAGGGTAGCAAAACTAGTATAACCAGAGGTGGTTTTCGCAAACTTCAGGGCTTCTTTGGCGAGGAATTCCCTGGGCGCGATAGCTCGGATGGCAGCCTACCCACTTCGCTCGCGGGCAAGGACCAGCGTGGACGCTCTTATAGTCACAGCCGCCCCACACATAGAGATCGCAACTATTCCAATGCCACGGATCACACTCGCGAtgcatcaccatcatcttcgAGACCGAGAACTCCAGTTCCTGCACCAGAGGTGGTGCCATTTCTATACCAGGACAACAGTGTACGTACAACACCCGCCTCTGTCTCATCGTCCTGAACCCCGGTGACCCCCCCGGTCTGGTCCACGATCGACACATTCCTCTCCGAAATTATCCCTTGGTTTTGTTTTTAGTGCCCAATTCGATTCAGCTGTCATCTCACTCACATAGCATTCTCACCAGCGTGGCTGGCACACTGACATCCAT contains these protein-coding regions:
- a CDS encoding 60S ribosomal protein L36; translation: MAAETARSGLAVGLNKGHKTTPRVVKPRVSRTKGHLSKRTAFVREVVKEVAGLAPYERRVIELLRNSKDKRARKLAKKRLGTFGRAKAKVDELQRVIAEARRTGH
- a CDS encoding proteasome component PUP3, whose protein sequence is MSSPFSINGGACVAMVGKDCVAIACDLRLGLQALTVSNNFPKIFQYGDVFLGLTGLATDVNTVSDLFRYKVNMYRLREERSIAPRTFANLVSSSLYERRFGPYFVSPVVAGLDPKTGKPFICGFDSIGCIDFAKDFIVSGTASEQLFGMCEGLWEPDLVCK
- a CDS encoding proteasome component PUP3, with the translated sequence MSSPFSINGGACVAMVGKDCVAIACDLRLGLQALTVSNNFPKIFQYGDVFLGLTGLATDVNTVSDLFRYKVNMYRLREERSIAPRTFANLVSSSLYERRFGPYFVSPVVAGLDPKTGKPFICGFDSIGCIDFAKDFIVSGTASEQLFGMCEGLWEPDLEPDALFETISQSLLNAVDRDALSGWGAHVYIIEKDKVTKRLLKGRQD
- a CDS encoding proteasome component PUP3, with protein sequence MVGKDCVAIACDLRLGLQALTVSNNFPKIFQYGDVFLGLTGLATDVNTVSDLFRYKVNMYRLREERSIAPRTFANLVSSSLYERRFGPYFVSPVVAGLDPKTGKPFICGFDSIGCIDFAKDFIVSGTASEQLFGMCEGLWEPDLEPDALFETISQSLLNAVDRDALSGWGAHVYIIEKDKVTKRLLKGRQD
- a CDS encoding trehalose-6-phosphate hydrolase, producing the protein MGSTDQSLRAWWKESSVYQVYPASYQDSTGSGVGDLKGIISRVDYLKDLGVDIVWLSPIFKSPQVDMGYDISDYYTIDPPYGDVSDVDVLKDKLHERGMKLVLDLVMNHTSDQHEWFRESRKSKDNPYRDWYIWKPAKYDSEGNRHPPNNWDAHFQGSAWEYDETTDEYYLCLFCKQQPDLNWENPAVRKQVHDVMRFWLDRGTDGFRMDVINFVSKDQAFPDSDKTVLRGHEFYACGPRCHEFLKEIGAILQEYDAFSVGEMPCVHDERELIKAVRGDRGELSMIFHFELMDLDHGVGGKFTPRSWDLSELKSTTLKWQKFMYDNEGWNALYLENHDQPRAVSRFVHDDAEHRVDSAKLIAIFLGFQSGTPFIYQGQEIGMTNVPRDWDLEEYKDLDCLRHWDLHRNDDEAARNSYKVEYQKKSRDNARTPMQWDASPNAGFTTADAKPWMRVNDNYKEINAASQTSDPNSVYGCYRKVLQRRKEFLDIFVYGNFQLVDESNEKVFAYSRRAGNGETALIVCNFTTDTVAWSLPGKTREVLVSSAGRTVDDLNSGETKLAPCEAFAVLLE
- a CDS encoding hypothetical protein (At least one base has a quality score < 10); this encodes MCRSWTRPGGSPGFRTMRQRRVLYVHCCPGIEMAPPLVQELEFSVSKMMVMHRECDPWHWNSCDLYVWGGCDYKSVHAGPCPRAKWVGCHPSYRAQGIPRQRSPEVCENHLWLY